From the Chitinispirillales bacterium genome, one window contains:
- the tgt gene encoding tRNA guanosine(34) transglycosylase Tgt, protein MLAENKNSSARAGVFTSAHGKIETPVFMPVGTQASVKSLSPHELSDAGAKIILANTYHLHLRPTSEVIAAAGGLHKFENWNGAILTDSGGFQVFSLKEMRKITDDGVHFQSHIDGSKHYFTPESVMRTEHNLGADIIMPFDECPPSTAEFTQIKKAVERTIKWAKRCKISHEEIPFYHGYEQFLFGIVQGGINERLREYCAKELVQMNFDGYSIGGLAVGENIEDMYKAAKFTANLLPKNKPRYLMGVGKPADVIEGIDSGIDMFDCVIPTRNARNGSAYSWDGQVNIRNSKYRMDFDNPIDKNCDCYACKNFSRSYIRHLYLAGEILALRLLSLHNVYFYVNLVKTARERILNNSFHEWKKEILPKISKRV, encoded by the coding sequence CTGCTTGCGGAAAATAAAAATTCTTCCGCACGGGCGGGAGTTTTTACAAGCGCTCACGGAAAAATTGAAACGCCGGTTTTTATGCCCGTAGGAACGCAGGCAAGTGTAAAATCGCTTTCTCCGCACGAACTTTCGGACGCAGGCGCAAAAATAATTTTAGCAAACACTTATCACCTGCACTTACGCCCGACGAGCGAAGTAATCGCCGCCGCCGGCGGACTTCATAAGTTTGAAAATTGGAACGGGGCGATTTTAACCGACAGCGGAGGATTTCAGGTGTTTTCGCTCAAAGAAATGCGAAAAATCACCGACGACGGCGTACATTTTCAGTCTCATATCGACGGTTCAAAACATTATTTTACCCCCGAAAGCGTTATGCGGACAGAACATAATCTGGGAGCGGATATAATTATGCCGTTTGACGAATGCCCGCCGTCGACAGCCGAATTCACCCAAATAAAAAAAGCGGTCGAGCGTACGATAAAATGGGCGAAGAGATGCAAAATATCACACGAAGAAATTCCGTTTTATCACGGATACGAACAGTTTTTATTCGGAATTGTGCAAGGCGGAATTAACGAACGGTTACGCGAATATTGCGCAAAAGAATTAGTGCAAATGAATTTTGACGGCTATTCTATCGGCGGACTTGCGGTCGGAGAAAACATAGAAGATATGTATAAAGCCGCAAAATTTACGGCGAATCTGCTTCCAAAAAACAAACCGAGATACCTTATGGGAGTGGGAAAGCCCGCTGATGTTATTGAAGGAATCGACAGCGGAATCGATATGTTCGACTGCGTTATTCCCACACGAAACGCCCGAAACGGTTCGGCTTATTCTTGGGACGGGCAGGTGAATATCCGAAATTCAAAATACCGCATGGATTTTGACAATCCTATCGACAAAAACTGCGATTGTTACGCTTGTAAAAATTTTTCACGAAGTTATATACGCCACTTATATCTTGCAGGCGAAATTTTGGCTCTGCGGCTTCTTTCTCTTCACAATGTTTATTTTTACGTTAATTTGGTTAAAACCGCACGGGAAAGAATTCTAAACAATTCTTTCCACGAATGGAAAAAGGAAATTCTGCCGAAAATAAGTAAACGAGTTTGA